In uncultured Methanobacterium sp., a genomic segment contains:
- a CDS encoding methyl-coenzyme M reductase family protein, protein MYKILHFSGGVYRFEQLAEHVEDIGGLLFQENHIHISRGTSFLSEEVQVIFLVPAKETTSVKELASEIKGEIEELEVEEPLKSNLINSMDIYNILCKTDDWTHQEVISEEYHENLEECLDLMLSLELIEKRAINDEASNEKSNYYRILKEDEG, encoded by the coding sequence ATGTACAAAATATTACATTTTAGTGGAGGGGTCTACAGGTTCGAACAATTAGCAGAGCATGTGGAAGACATTGGTGGATTATTATTTCAGGAAAACCACATCCACATCAGTCGTGGAACATCTTTCTTATCTGAAGAAGTTCAGGTAATATTTTTAGTGCCTGCCAAAGAAACGACCAGTGTTAAGGAACTGGCCAGTGAAATTAAAGGGGAAATTGAGGAATTAGAAGTTGAAGAACCGTTAAAAAGTAATCTCATAAACTCAATGGACATTTACAACATCCTTTGTAAGACTGATGATTGGACTCACCAGGAAGTTATTTCAGAAGAATACCATGAAAACCTTGAAGAATGTCTGGACCTGATGTTGTCCCTCGAACTCATAGAAAAACGTGCCATTAACGATGAAGCCAGTAATGAGAAATCTAATTATTATAGGATTTTAAAAGAAGATGAAGGTTAA
- a CDS encoding TIGR00304 family protein yields the protein MIKGETIIFVGIAAVILGMLLIFIGTALLSSGKTEGSENAKVSTGGVILIGPIPIVFGNDKSMVSVAVIGAIVLMILAYILFYRGII from the coding sequence ATGATCAAGGGAGAAACCATTATTTTCGTTGGCATTGCAGCTGTAATTCTGGGTATGTTACTTATCTTCATAGGCACTGCACTCCTGTCCTCCGGGAAAACAGAAGGCAGTGAAAATGCAAAGGTTAGTACAGGGGGAGTGATTTTAATCGGACCTATCCCCATAGTCTTTGGAAATGATAAGAGTATGGTTTCAGTTGCAGTAATAGGCGCTATTGTTCTCATGATACTGGCTTATATTCTGTTTTACAGGGGAATCATCTAA
- a CDS encoding PAS domain S-box protein has translation MQNNDKINLTNNLNNENYVFGVKNPNQAILIHDFEGNIVDVNEITTELTGYSKNELLQMKIFDMDLMTSAHEEIWSELKQDKHLSVGFGQLNHRDGKIVEILANNCLLNNDEQDLIFSAIFDITHHVKIGNMLKESDAKYKSLFELNPDYTVFINPEGKILDVNDATLKDLGHDLEHIKGLTFTELGLFHPEDEIKSRHEIIKRIIESNQEEPFIMRFIDKNGKTHCCQTHLIPIKVEENLIGYQGVGHDITELKMTEEKLKNSLAEKETLLREIHHRVKNNMQIISSLLSMETQYVKEEETVNVLKESQNRIRSMAMVHEKLYQSQDLTNINIHDYILSLVSNLFYSYHIQKDQITLVTDVDDIKLNLETAMPCGLIICELVSNSLKYAFPEKQKGKVEIIVKLSEDTIHLTICDDGIGLPNKDYLNEETLGLQLVQNLTNQLDGTIKLDLNQGTKFEIFFKESEYKTRT, from the coding sequence TTGCAAAATAACGACAAAATTAACCTCACAAACAATTTAAACAATGAAAATTATGTATTCGGAGTTAAAAATCCAAACCAAGCCATACTGATACATGATTTTGAGGGGAATATTGTTGATGTTAATGAAATAACAACTGAGCTTACAGGTTATTCAAAAAATGAACTCCTTCAAATGAAGATATTCGACATGGATCTTATGACATCAGCACACGAAGAAATATGGTCAGAACTTAAACAGGACAAGCACTTATCTGTTGGTTTTGGTCAGTTGAACCATAGAGATGGAAAAATAGTAGAAATCTTAGCAAACAATTGTTTGCTAAATAATGATGAACAGGACTTAATTTTCTCAGCAATATTTGACATAACCCATCATGTGAAAATTGGAAATATGTTAAAGGAAAGTGATGCCAAATATAAATCATTATTTGAATTAAACCCAGATTATACCGTCTTTATAAATCCTGAAGGGAAGATTTTGGATGTTAATGATGCTACATTAAAAGATCTGGGTCATGACTTAGAGCATATTAAAGGATTGACATTCACTGAATTGGGATTATTCCACCCTGAAGATGAAATCAAAAGCCGCCATGAAATCATAAAACGAATAATTGAATCAAACCAAGAAGAACCTTTTATAATGAGGTTCATTGATAAAAATGGCAAAACACACTGCTGCCAAACCCATCTGATACCAATAAAAGTAGAAGAAAATTTAATTGGGTATCAGGGAGTTGGTCATGATATCACTGAACTGAAAATGACTGAAGAGAAGCTTAAAAATTCTTTAGCTGAAAAAGAAACATTACTCCGGGAAATACATCACCGCGTGAAAAACAACATGCAGATCATCTCCAGTTTACTCAGCATGGAAACACAATACGTGAAAGAGGAAGAAACAGTTAATGTTTTAAAAGAAAGTCAAAACAGAATCAGATCCATGGCAATGGTCCACGAAAAACTCTACCAATCACAGGATTTAACCAATATAAACATCCATGATTACATCCTAAGTTTAGTTAGCAATTTATTTTATTCTTACCATATCCAGAAAGATCAGATCACTCTGGTGACTGATGTTGATGATATAAAGCTGAACCTGGAAACAGCAATGCCCTGCGGATTAATAATATGTGAACTGGTATCAAACAGTTTAAAGTATGCATTTCCAGAAAAACAAAAAGGAAAAGTGGAAATAATAGTCAAACTCTCAGAAGACACCATACACCTAACAATCTGTGATGATGGAATAGGATTACCCAACAAAGACTACTTAAATGAGGAAACTTTAGGTTTGCAACTAGTACAAAATTTAACTAACCAGCTTGATGGTACAATAAAATTGGACTTAAATCAAGGAACCAAGTTTGAAATCTTTTTTAAAGAATCAGAATACAAAACACGAACCTAA
- a CDS encoding ATPase domain-containing protein, which produces MIVRITSGIPGFDELTAPMNDQSPGLGGIPENTVTLIYGPEGVGKSIFCSEFAYNGLSQDEPCLYLTTDLGIEDIYENMLDMGIKIDGYLENEMLHIIDASGSGTEFEDSNIYQSSNVKNPTDILVKVTRGLNFITENNPRSRGVIDSITTILESNDEMLIMRVLKTYILRVKDAGGTAVITYMEGASDPRIEVLIKSMVDNIVKLDGETIIIEAMKGIGKKEAPYYISKEGITVGKGK; this is translated from the coding sequence ATGATAGTTCGTATTACCTCAGGTATACCAGGTTTTGATGAATTAACCGCTCCTATGAATGATCAAAGCCCTGGTTTGGGTGGTATCCCTGAAAACACAGTTACCCTTATTTATGGTCCAGAAGGAGTTGGAAAATCCATATTCTGTTCTGAGTTTGCTTATAATGGATTATCCCAGGATGAGCCATGCCTCTATTTAACAACCGACCTTGGAATAGAAGACATTTATGAAAATATGCTGGATATGGGAATTAAAATTGATGGATATCTTGAAAATGAAATGTTACACATCATAGATGCATCTGGAAGTGGTACTGAATTTGAAGATTCAAATATATACCAATCATCCAATGTTAAAAACCCCACTGATATCCTGGTTAAGGTAACCAGGGGTTTGAATTTTATCACTGAAAATAATCCGCGTTCTAGGGGAGTTATAGACTCTATAACCACCATATTAGAATCTAATGATGAAATGTTAATAATGAGGGTTTTGAAAACCTACATTTTGAGGGTAAAAGATGCAGGGGGTACTGCTGTAATCACTTACATGGAAGGTGCATCAGATCCCCGTATAGAGGTACTTATTAAGTCAATGGTTGATAATATCGTTAAACTGGATGGGGAAACCATTATCATTGAAGCCATGAAAGGCATTGGGAAAAAAGAAGCTCCTTACTATATAAGTAAAGAAGGTATTACTGTGGGTAAAGGGAAATAA
- a CDS encoding helix-turn-helix domain-containing protein — protein MKDEIYVNKPLSFSRIMELLDQHPDLKKISCPPSLYSRISPKYLQALEELGVTVVSVEKKGRPKKYNEKDAKNIQELLKSGHTPQEIAEILSIPLKTVYYLKGSRLKPGRKMKYDTLKVKKVKNLYKNGVPAKDISKDLKIPLRTVYSLLKR, from the coding sequence TTGAAAGACGAAATTTATGTGAATAAACCATTATCCTTCAGCAGGATCATGGAACTCCTGGATCAGCATCCGGATCTGAAGAAAATAAGCTGTCCTCCCAGTTTATATTCACGAATTTCACCAAAGTATCTTCAGGCACTGGAGGAATTGGGTGTAACTGTTGTATCAGTTGAAAAGAAAGGGCGTCCCAAAAAGTATAATGAAAAAGATGCAAAAAATATTCAAGAATTATTAAAATCAGGACATACACCCCAGGAAATTGCAGAAATCCTGAGTATTCCCTTGAAAACTGTTTATTATCTCAAGGGGTCCCGGCTTAAACCCGGGAGAAAAATGAAATACGATACCTTAAAAGTTAAAAAAGTTAAAAACCTTTATAAAAATGGAGTTCCAGCTAAGGATATTTCAAAAGACCTTAAAATTCCCCTTAGAACTGTTTACTCCCTATTAAAACGGTGA
- a CDS encoding multidrug transporter, which yields MEPNLILLNQDLFLTSAICALVAFLVTFISMPRLIKKLKDADIVGRDIHKPSRPAVAEMGGIGILFGFIIGIFLGIYFYPELQFQLTITLLVILLVGIVGMVDDLVMLSSKEKLILLWLAGMPLIWIAPPNVGLLYILAIPIAVSIAANLTNMLAGLNGIESGLGAIAMISLSISCIIMGKSDVAVISMCMAGALLAFLYYNRHPSNVFPGDVGTLIIGATIVVVAFIGRVKIIALIVLIPNIIDMLLKLYSAGVMERQQHQPTQVGEDGKLMAPESGFNSLIRWILKRPMEEKNVVLIVWLIGIFFGAVGIILAYVLKARMF from the coding sequence ATGGAACCTAATCTTATACTTCTTAACCAGGACCTGTTTTTAACCTCGGCCATCTGTGCCCTGGTAGCCTTTCTGGTAACATTCATAAGCATGCCCCGCCTTATTAAAAAGTTGAAAGATGCAGATATCGTGGGCAGGGATATTCACAAACCATCCAGGCCAGCTGTGGCTGAAATGGGTGGAATTGGTATTCTTTTCGGATTTATCATTGGGATATTTCTGGGTATTTATTTTTATCCCGAGCTTCAGTTCCAGCTTACCATCACCCTGCTGGTGATTCTCCTGGTGGGAATAGTGGGAATGGTGGATGACCTGGTTATGTTATCTTCAAAGGAAAAACTAATTCTTCTCTGGCTGGCAGGTATGCCTTTAATCTGGATTGCACCCCCCAATGTGGGCTTACTATATATTTTGGCCATACCCATTGCAGTTTCCATTGCTGCCAATCTCACCAACATGCTGGCTGGTTTAAATGGTATTGAATCTGGCCTGGGGGCAATTGCCATGATATCCCTCAGTATTTCATGTATAATCATGGGTAAGTCCGATGTGGCAGTAATCAGCATGTGTATGGCTGGAGCATTACTGGCCTTCCTTTACTACAACCGACATCCGTCAAATGTCTTCCCAGGGGATGTGGGAACACTGATTATAGGGGCAACCATTGTAGTGGTGGCCTTTATTGGGCGGGTGAAGATCATTGCCCTTATTGTATTGATACCCAACATAATTGATATGCTGCTCAAACTTTACAGTGCAGGTGTAATGGAAAGACAGCAGCACCAGCCCACCCAGGTGGGAGAAGACGGAAAACTTATGGCCCCAGAATCAGGTTTTAATTCCCTGATAAGATGGATCTTAAAACGGCCCATGGAAGAAAAAAATGTGGTCCTGATTGTGTGGCTCATTGGAATATTCTTTGGTGCAGTGGGAATAATCCTGGCTTATGTTTTAAAAGCACGTATGTTCTAA
- a CDS encoding tetratricopeptide repeat protein, which translates to MGIFDAKKDKVASLKVLLEQLWEYQEAEANLMVEIATLQYEMGDTDDAIAFLEKAVGIYHELGFTEEEATILDLIGDVYISTENVQKALDTYQKSFKLCSSLDIPLAEEVLNKIKECEIELEATKPKNVNKTATVEGGSDSIPKSEVSTGSQAPGDESIDYVKIGKRLDDIIGLLDESAVYSTYQEFENPMAHMRDAIQMASSIGDLKGEAALLLIMGDITLKEEKTKKSLEFFQKSLKSFQKIDDKKGESISYLMMGTAYFLLGETDEGSNYLRISMDIIKHLNDPAIEKAALALLNSIYD; encoded by the coding sequence GTGGGTATTTTTGATGCTAAAAAGGACAAGGTTGCTTCCCTTAAAGTGCTATTAGAACAACTCTGGGAGTATCAGGAAGCTGAAGCCAATTTAATGGTTGAAATTGCAACCCTCCAATACGAAATGGGAGACACGGATGATGCCATTGCATTTCTAGAAAAAGCGGTGGGAATATACCATGAATTAGGTTTTACTGAAGAAGAAGCCACGATTCTGGATCTAATCGGTGACGTATATATTAGTACAGAAAACGTTCAAAAAGCCCTGGATACATATCAAAAATCTTTTAAGTTGTGTTCATCCTTAGATATACCTTTAGCAGAGGAAGTTTTAAACAAAATTAAAGAATGTGAAATAGAACTTGAAGCTACTAAACCGAAGAATGTGAATAAAACAGCAACGGTGGAAGGTGGGTCTGATTCTATACCCAAATCAGAAGTATCAACTGGTTCTCAAGCTCCAGGTGATGAATCAATTGATTACGTGAAAATTGGTAAAAGGCTGGATGATATCATTGGACTCCTGGATGAATCCGCAGTTTATTCTACGTACCAGGAATTTGAAAACCCAATGGCTCATATGAGGGATGCCATCCAAATGGCCAGCAGTATTGGTGATCTGAAAGGAGAGGCAGCATTACTCCTTATAATGGGTGATATTACTTTAAAAGAAGAGAAAACCAAAAAATCTCTGGAATTTTTCCAAAAATCTTTAAAGTCCTTCCAGAAAATTGATGATAAAAAAGGAGAATCCATATCCTACTTGATGATGGGGACTGCCTATTTCCTGTTGGGTGAAACAGATGAAGGTTCCAACTATCTTCGCATATCAATGGATATAATAAAACATTTAAATGATCCTGCAATTGAGAAAGCAGCTTTGGCGTTGTTGAATTCTATTTACGACTAA
- a CDS encoding glycosyltransferase family 4 protein: MKIAFIYDAMYPWVTGGAEKRVYELATRLAQRGHQVHCYSWGWWWPDNGQKDIIMDGIHLHGVGKPVDLYKDDKRSIKEAITFAWKLLPVINQEEFDVVDCQGFPFFSCFTAKQHSMRGKSTLIITLLEVWGDYWYQYMGKTGIFGKLIEKITLKLSNRIICISPRTDRELHKISKMKDSVIIPPGINFNKIQEIKPFSENNRKWDIIYAGRLIKDKQVDLLIKSVRDVKKTHPTVKCLIIGEGPEENKLKDLSENLDLEDSVEFTGFLEHQEDLISRFKSAEILVLPSRREGFGMVVLEANACGIPVVVINSPLNAAVDLIENEKNGFIADSDPEDLSRKIILALKNSTLMQEDCVNAAREYDWEEIVSKLERFYQESL, encoded by the coding sequence ATGAAGATCGCTTTTATCTACGATGCCATGTACCCCTGGGTTACCGGAGGGGCAGAAAAAAGAGTGTATGAACTTGCCACTCGTCTGGCCCAGAGAGGACATCAGGTACACTGCTATTCATGGGGGTGGTGGTGGCCAGATAATGGTCAGAAAGATATAATCATGGACGGAATACACCTCCATGGAGTGGGTAAACCTGTGGATCTTTATAAAGATGATAAAAGATCCATCAAAGAAGCAATAACCTTTGCCTGGAAACTTTTACCTGTCATAAACCAGGAAGAATTTGATGTTGTGGATTGCCAGGGATTCCCCTTTTTTTCCTGTTTCACTGCCAAACAACATTCTATGCGCGGAAAATCTACACTGATCATAACCCTTCTGGAAGTGTGGGGTGATTACTGGTACCAGTACATGGGAAAAACCGGGATTTTTGGGAAGTTGATCGAAAAAATAACACTGAAACTGAGTAACCGGATCATCTGTATATCCCCCCGAACTGATAGGGAGCTGCATAAGATCAGTAAAATGAAAGATTCAGTTATCATTCCTCCAGGAATAAATTTCAATAAAATCCAGGAGATTAAACCATTCTCTGAAAATAACCGAAAATGGGATATAATCTATGCTGGAAGACTCATAAAGGATAAACAGGTTGATCTACTCATTAAATCAGTGCGTGACGTGAAAAAAACTCACCCTACTGTTAAATGTCTCATTATTGGAGAAGGACCTGAAGAAAATAAACTAAAGGATCTGTCTGAAAATCTGGATCTGGAAGACTCTGTGGAATTCACCGGATTTTTAGAACATCAGGAAGATCTTATTTCCCGCTTTAAATCCGCTGAAATACTGGTTTTGCCTTCCAGGAGAGAAGGTTTTGGAATGGTAGTGCTGGAAGCCAATGCTTGTGGAATACCGGTGGTGGTGATTAACAGCCCACTGAATGCTGCCGTGGACCTAATTGAAAACGAAAAAAACGGATTTATTGCTGATTCAGACCCGGAAGACCTTTCCAGGAAAATAATTCTGGCCCTGAAAAACAGCACCTTAATGCAGGAAGACTGTGTTAATGCCGCCAGGGAATATGATTGGGAAGAAATTGTAAGTAAACTGGAAAGATTTTACCAGGAAAGCCTCTGA
- a CDS encoding ATPase domain-containing protein, with amino-acid sequence MKKTHIPQLDEFLGGGIPEGSSVLFYADPGVECEAFGYQTLQSRLEEGDPGFIFTNVTEPSSIIYEFDKFGWDLEKRVDEERVFFIDGCSYFIGAPVTAKYSIKDYSQVEQVVIDGIMDLQDGVGVINNVSTLIDYLGENETVQIIKKWNKLAKSKNTILLYIFTEWDYETDLVDEIKGSMDCLVNLNTIEERVIIGQGFMVTRSSWTTPPSSMVLFNILRPGGIKIFIPKILVTGPFNAGKSSFVKKIAPNSVSVDKKAMGQVPTTVAMDIGHMDYNGFEADVFGTPGQERFDLILDVLSKEAVGAFILLDSTDPKTFARAKEMIKKCRAEAIPKVIVANKQDLPDSLSTDEIRKVMNIDESIPIIPVSTLHNEGITNAQDALLNILYR; translated from the coding sequence ATGAAGAAAACTCACATTCCCCAGTTAGATGAGTTTCTGGGAGGTGGGATACCTGAAGGATCATCAGTGCTGTTTTATGCGGATCCTGGAGTTGAATGTGAGGCTTTTGGTTACCAAACCCTGCAAAGCCGGTTGGAAGAGGGGGACCCAGGTTTCATATTCACCAACGTGACAGAACCCAGTTCCATCATTTATGAATTCGATAAATTCGGATGGGATCTTGAAAAAAGGGTGGATGAGGAAAGGGTTTTTTTCATTGATGGATGTTCCTATTTTATAGGTGCACCTGTAACTGCCAAATATTCTATAAAAGATTATTCCCAAGTAGAACAAGTTGTTATTGATGGAATAATGGATCTTCAGGATGGTGTTGGGGTTATAAATAATGTTTCTACCTTAATTGACTATCTGGGTGAGAATGAAACTGTTCAAATTATAAAAAAATGGAATAAACTTGCAAAATCTAAAAATACGATTTTATTATATATATTCACTGAATGGGATTATGAAACAGATTTAGTTGATGAAATTAAAGGATCAATGGACTGCCTGGTTAATCTAAACACCATTGAAGAAAGAGTTATCATTGGACAGGGGTTCATGGTTACCAGATCATCCTGGACCACTCCACCCAGCAGTATGGTACTTTTCAATATATTACGTCCTGGTGGAATAAAAATATTCATACCAAAAATCCTGGTGACCGGACCATTTAACGCAGGTAAATCCAGCTTTGTTAAAAAAATAGCCCCCAATTCAGTTTCAGTGGACAAGAAAGCTATGGGTCAGGTTCCAACTACAGTGGCTATGGATATAGGACACATGGATTACAACGGATTTGAGGCTGATGTTTTCGGTACACCCGGTCAGGAACGCTTCGATCTGATACTGGATGTTCTCTCCAAAGAAGCAGTGGGTGCATTTATCCTCCTGGATTCAACTGATCCTAAAACATTTGCCCGGGCCAAAGAAATGATAAAAAAGTGCAGGGCAGAAGCCATACCCAAGGTTATTGTAGCCAACAAGCAGGATCTTCCAGATTCGTTATCCACAGATGAAATAAGGAAGGTTATGAACATAGATGAAAGTATACCCATTATCCCAGTAAGTACACTTCATAATGAAGGAATTACCAATGCTCAAGATGCACTTTTAAACATACTATATAGGTGA
- a CDS encoding glycosyltransferase family 2 protein — protein sequence MKVSVVIPALNEEGIVGKTVKTVPIQKLHDIGLETEILVVDNASTDNTSNEASEAGARVVLETKRGYGNAYRRGFKEATGDIIVMGDADGTYPFDEMAEFIQPILKGDAEFIMGSRLKGDIRPGAMPALHKYIGNPFLTWVLNALFHTGISDAHCGMRAMTREALDKMSLKTAGMEFASEMVIEASRKNLKIAEVPITYYPRGGESKLSSFSDGWRHLRFMMMYRPGPFLLIPGTIALLFGILLTAIVVIQGISRMHSLMLGGLLLLIGYQMLLSWIYFGAFGDAYGFSRSSGTIKKIMSYHSLEKELFLGAVLLAAGIIIGLYVLYNWSTGGFGPLYQIQSTVLAMILSILGIQTIFSGMFLSLLLLNKEEKKD from the coding sequence ATGAAAGTTTCTGTCGTTATCCCCGCTTTGAATGAAGAAGGTATTGTGGGCAAAACTGTTAAAACAGTTCCCATCCAAAAATTGCATGATATTGGTCTTGAAACAGAAATACTGGTGGTTGATAATGCATCCACTGATAATACATCCAATGAAGCTTCTGAAGCTGGAGCAAGGGTTGTTTTAGAAACCAAAAGAGGTTATGGTAATGCTTACCGCCGTGGATTTAAAGAAGCCACCGGTGATATAATAGTTATGGGGGATGCAGATGGAACATACCCCTTTGATGAAATGGCTGAATTTATTCAACCAATTTTAAAGGGCGATGCCGAGTTTATCATGGGTTCAAGATTAAAAGGGGATATAAGGCCCGGTGCAATGCCAGCCCTCCACAAATACATAGGCAACCCTTTCCTCACCTGGGTTTTAAACGCACTTTTCCACACTGGAATCTCTGATGCTCACTGTGGAATGAGGGCTATGACCAGAGAAGCTCTGGATAAAATGAGTCTAAAAACTGCTGGTATGGAATTTGCGTCTGAAATGGTTATAGAAGCATCCCGTAAGAATCTTAAGATAGCTGAAGTACCCATTACCTATTATCCTCGTGGTGGAGAATCAAAACTCAGTTCATTTTCTGATGGATGGAGACACCTTCGTTTTATGATGATGTACCGACCGGGCCCCTTCTTATTAATACCCGGTACTATCGCCCTGCTTTTCGGAATACTGCTTACCGCAATTGTAGTAATACAGGGGATATCCAGAATGCACTCCCTGATGTTAGGTGGATTATTACTGTTAATTGGTTATCAGATGCTTCTTTCCTGGATTTACTTTGGAGCATTCGGAGATGCCTATGGATTCAGTAGAAGTTCAGGGACCATCAAAAAAATAATGAGTTATCACTCCCTTGAAAAAGAACTGTTTTTAGGTGCAGTTCTTCTGGCAGCAGGAATTATTATTGGATTATATGTACTTTACAACTGGAGTACCGGTGGTTTTGGACCACTGTACCAGATCCAGAGTACGGTGCTGGCCATGATACTATCCATACTGGGAATACAGACCATATTCTCTGGAATGTTTTTAAGTCTGTTACTCTTAAACAAAGAGGAAAAAAAGGATTAA
- a CDS encoding THUMP domain-containing protein gives MTNEKFEKNADCFVLMVKFKENGEFAEHGINSENKGIEEIETALISTSAWFYITESEFYDIVTVEMNVNPAETINQLRKNSTIAIERAVPLDSVVSSPVESVIKDILKLASHKIDKNESFTVQCQLKDNGLRGIDGIISPDKLINQISGELYDNLNLKYNNKNTDWIIQIEELGEDTGIAVCRPDEILMK, from the coding sequence ATGACCAATGAAAAGTTTGAAAAAAATGCAGATTGTTTTGTTTTAATGGTAAAATTTAAAGAAAATGGTGAATTTGCAGAACATGGAATAAACTCAGAGAATAAAGGAATTGAGGAAATAGAAACCGCACTCATCTCCACAAGTGCTTGGTTCTATATCACCGAATCAGAGTTTTATGATATAGTTACTGTAGAAATGAACGTAAACCCCGCTGAAACCATAAATCAACTGAGGAAAAATTCAACTATTGCCATTGAGAGAGCAGTTCCCCTAGATTCAGTAGTATCTTCACCAGTGGAGAGTGTGATTAAGGATATTCTTAAACTGGCATCTCATAAGATAGATAAGAATGAATCTTTCACAGTGCAATGCCAATTGAAAGATAATGGGTTGAGGGGTATAGATGGTATAATTTCACCAGATAAATTAATTAATCAGATATCCGGTGAATTGTATGACAATCTAAACCTTAAATACAATAATAAAAACACAGACTGGATAATTCAAATAGAAGAACTGGGTGAAGATACCGGGATTGCTGTTTGTCGGCCGGATGAGATTTTAATGAAATGA
- a CDS encoding RAD55 family ATPase, with product MSTYESGIPELDQLISSTGKLDGFPKNTTTLVYGPPKVGKTILSYQFAYHGLSIKEPCLYITADDGMKQFQQNMMNFGWFLQSSMDENLLYVIDPISALSGAQIENTNTYTLSKINDPTDFMVKVGLGTRFVFKKSNEFRSVIDSLTTFFTFNPEAMVIRFLKTYLRRLTEAGATVVVNYTEGVASANTEKVLKSIVDNKIMLDGNYLTFKSGSDLIVTAEYEITDKGLF from the coding sequence ATGAGCACTTATGAATCAGGCATACCTGAACTGGATCAACTTATATCATCAACCGGGAAACTGGATGGGTTTCCAAAAAACACCACCACCCTGGTTTACGGACCCCCCAAGGTGGGTAAAACTATTCTTTCTTATCAATTTGCATACCATGGGCTGAGTATTAAAGAACCATGCCTCTATATCACGGCAGATGATGGAATGAAACAATTCCAACAGAACATGATGAATTTTGGATGGTTCCTGCAAAGTTCCATGGATGAAAACCTTCTGTATGTTATTGATCCAATATCAGCACTTTCAGGAGCTCAAATTGAAAATACCAACACATATACTTTATCTAAAATTAATGACCCCACTGATTTCATGGTTAAAGTTGGATTGGGAACTCGTTTTGTTTTCAAAAAATCAAATGAATTCCGTTCTGTTATTGATTCTCTCACCACTTTCTTCACTTTTAACCCGGAAGCAATGGTTATCCGATTTTTAAAAACATACCTGCGGCGGTTAACCGAAGCCGGTGCCACGGTGGTTGTTAATTATACTGAAGGTGTAGCCAGTGCAAATACAGAGAAAGTATTGAAATCTATTGTGGATAACAAAATAATGCTTGATGGAAATTATTTAACATTCAAATCTGGTTCTGATCTCATTGTAACCGCCGAATATGAAATCACAGATAAGGGCTTATTTTAG
- a CDS encoding roadblock/LC7 domain-containing protein gives MAKTKKEELDDVLTALMQVGQIKACGIVSKEGLLINSRTPPDVDARIFSALCSTIMGAAEAASGQMTTGRVSQISVKTEKGTIVLIPAGSKSILTALTEPEAQIGLIFFEMESIAQQVIQIMGGM, from the coding sequence ATGGCCAAGACTAAGAAAGAAGAGCTGGACGATGTGCTCACAGCCCTTATGCAGGTAGGGCAGATCAAGGCCTGTGGAATAGTTTCTAAAGAGGGACTTTTGATTAACTCCAGAACTCCCCCTGATGTTGATGCCCGTATTTTCTCTGCATTATGTTCCACTATAATGGGAGCAGCAGAAGCAGCATCAGGACAGATGACCACTGGTAGAGTTAGTCAGATTTCAGTTAAAACAGAAAAAGGAACCATAGTGTTAATACCTGCGGGTTCTAAATCAATTTTAACTGCCTTGACAGAACCTGAAGCCCAGATAGGTCTGATATTCTTTGAAATGGAATCCATAGCCCAGCAAGTAATCCAGATTATGGGTGGGATGTAA